GAAGGCCGGCATTCAAGCCAAGGATGTAATCCTCTCCGTGAACGGAGAATCGCTGGAAGGGCTGGAGCTGAATGCGGCTGTAGCCAAAATCCGCGGTCCCAAGGGCAGTAAGGCGACCCTGAAGGTCCAGCGGACCGGAACAGCAGAGCCGCTGCAATTCGTCATCACCCGTGATGATGTCAGACTGGAGACAGTCTATGCGAAGATGGAGAAGGAGCATGTCGGTGTAATCGAGGTTACGCAGTTCTCTCAGAATACCTCGGAGCGGTTCAAGGAAGAGCTGACGAAGCTGGAGAAGCAAGGCATGAAGGGACTTGTTATTGATGTCCGCAATGACCCGGGCGGTGTGCTGCCGGTCGTCATTGAGATGGTTGAACAGTTCGTTCCTTCCGGCAAAGCCATCGTACAGGTGGAGGATAAGAACAAGCGGCGCGAGATCAGCACCTCTAAGGGATCAAGCAAGAAGTATCCGGTAGTCGTGCTGATGAACAAAGGCAGCGCGAGCGCTTCGGAGATCATGGCCGGAGCCCTGCAGCAATCTGCCGGAGCTAAGCTGATCGGCGAGAATTCGTTCGGCAAAGGAACCGTGCAGACCAGCTTCGAGGAGCAGCTCGGTGACGGAAGCCTGCTGAAGATTACGATTGCCAAGTGGCTGACGCCAGACGGTACCTGGATTCACGGCAAGGGCATTAAGCCGGATATCGCCGTAGCCCAGCCGGATTACTTCTCGGTGGCGCCGATTAACAAGAGTGTTACGCTGCAATATAATATGAACAATGCAGATGTCAAAAGTGCACAGACCATGCTGGATGGGCTAGGCTACAAGCCGGGCCGCAAGGACGGCTACTTTGATGCCGGGACCAAAGAAGCGGTCAAGAAATTCCAGAGTGCAGCCAAGCTGAAGTCGACAGGCTCGATTGATGCCAAGACCGCTGAAGCGCTGGAGCTGGCGCTGATCAAGGTCATCCAGGATCCGGCGAATGATAACCAGCGGAATAAGGGGATCGAAGAAATTCAGAAGGAAATCAAGGCTGCGGCGTCGAAAAAGTAAGAAGGCTGATTTCAGCCTTCTTTTTTTCTTTACAAGATAAGAATTAATATGCTTCGCGCTGAATGTGACTGAAGGCTGAAGGTAGGCTCAAAATCGAATCCGCTTGCCTGGTACAGCGTCATATGGTCCGAATGTATGCGAAAAACAGTATACAATGTGCTCGTAAGCAGGCATATGGCCCGAATGTATGTGAAAACAGCATACAATGTGTTCGCAAGCAG
The window above is part of the Paenibacillus sp. FSL H8-0048 genome. Proteins encoded here:
- a CDS encoding S41 family peptidase; translation: MLKKSTAAFMIVAALLCGSLLTLGVTGYVQVFGQAAGEGLATVLQTAGLQEKESKKLGTALSLIEGNYYEKVDREKLIDGAVNGMMEALGDPYSNYMGKETAQRFEESIEGSFSGIGAEVSSDNGKVVVVSPIKGSPAEKAGIQAKDVILSVNGESLEGLELNAAVAKIRGPKGSKATLKVQRTGTAEPLQFVITRDDVRLETVYAKMEKEHVGVIEVTQFSQNTSERFKEELTKLEKQGMKGLVIDVRNDPGGVLPVVIEMVEQFVPSGKAIVQVEDKNKRREISTSKGSSKKYPVVVLMNKGSASASEIMAGALQQSAGAKLIGENSFGKGTVQTSFEEQLGDGSLLKITIAKWLTPDGTWIHGKGIKPDIAVAQPDYFSVAPINKSVTLQYNMNNADVKSAQTMLDGLGYKPGRKDGYFDAGTKEAVKKFQSAAKLKSTGSIDAKTAEALELALIKVIQDPANDNQRNKGIEEIQKEIKAAASKK